One part of the Coffea eugenioides isolate CCC68of chromosome 10, Ceug_1.0, whole genome shotgun sequence genome encodes these proteins:
- the LOC113750254 gene encoding probable E3 ubiquitin-protein ligase XERICO, whose product MKALEKLCSHFYKVAAIIFSIILPQSIRLTILIIRASWSWCRRTSSKYKYMAAINKKSSKFVYTKELRRLRSEPLICSICLSDFVEGEEGRELLQCKHRFHRNCIEKWLQGWQATCPLCRHLVIPNEIVAEYQISQIVEENNSSEEELALVFLSPLHLHGRLHHGFF is encoded by the coding sequence ATGAAGGCTTTGGAAAAACTATGCTCACATTTTTACAAGGTGGCAGCCATTATCTTCTCCATAATACTTCCTCAATCCATAAGATTAACAATCTTGATTATACGTGCTTCCTGGAGCTGGTGCAGACGTACAAGCTCCAAGTACAAGTACATGGCGGCAATCAACAAGAAAAGCTCCAAGTTTGTTTACACAAAGGAGTTGAGAAGATTGAGGTCAGAGCCACTTATTTGCTCCATCTGCTTATCAGATTTTGTGGAAGGAGAAGAGGGCAGAGAGCTTCTACAATGCAAGCATAGATTTCACAGAAACTGCATAGAGAAATGGCTTCAGGGCTGGCAAGCTACATGCCCACTTTGCAGGCACTTGGTGATACCTAATGAGATTGTTGCAGAATATCAGATATCACAGATTGTGGAAGAAAATAACAGCAGTGAGGAGGAATTAGCTCTTGTTTTCTTGTCTCCCCTGCACCTGCATGGCAGGCTTCATCATGGGTTTTTCTAG